The region CAGGCTCGGGTCGCCCAGGGAGGCGACCACATAGGGGATAAACGCCTTGTGTGCGCCGATGGAGATCAGCAGGGGCAGGACGGCGGCCACCAGGCCCACAGCCAGCCAGCCGACATACTTATACAGGGTGAGCATGACCGTGGTCAGCCCCTTGCCGATGGTTAGGCCGATGGGGCCCAGGACCAGCAGGGTCAGGGGGAACACGATGATGAAGCACACCATGGGGACAAAGAACACCCGAATGGGCTTGGGCGTGATCTTGGTGACGTACTTTTCCACAAAGTACAGCGCGGTCACCGCCAGAATGGCCGGGAACACTTGATAGGCGTAGTTCACGTTCTGGAGGGTGAGGCCAAACAGGGTGGGCGCAGGATCGGAAGCCAGCAGAGCCGCGGTTTTGGGAAGCACCAGAGCGCCCACGGTGGCCACCGCGATCAGCCGGTTGCAGTTAATCTTGCTGGACATGGTGACGGCCACCAGCACAGGCAGGAAGTACAGGGGCGCGTCCGCCACGTTGATCAGAACCTGATACAGGACGCCTTTGCTGTCCATGATCCCGACCAGGGCAAACAGGGACAGGAACGCCTTCAGGATACCGCCGCCCGCGATGGCGGGAACCAACGGCTGGAAGATACCCACCATGAGGTCCAGAACAGTGGCGCCGATATCCCGCTTTCCCTGGGCGACAGGGGCCGGAGTCCCGCCGGTAAAGGTGCCCAGCTTAAGGACCTCGTCGTAGACCTCGATGACATCGTTGCCGATGACCACCTGACACTGATTGCCGCTGCCCACGACCCCCATGACCCCGGGGACCTTTTTCAGTCCAGCCTGATCCACTTTGCCGGGGTCCACGATGGAAAACCGCAGGCGGGTGGAGCAGTGTTCAAAGTGGGATACATTTTTGTCCCCGCCCACCAGCCGGAGGACTTCCTTCGCAATATTTGCGTAGTTTTTTGCCATGTGAATATCTCCTCTCCAGAATGTAAATTTACTTTTTATAAATGAAATTTTACAATATAGATTGTAAATTAACATCACGGAAATTGCAAGCGTTTTTTTAGGATTCTCAGAACTTTGGAGAGGTATACAATTTTGACAGAGGCAAATTGTATATTTTTGCTACGCATTGTAAATTTACATTCCGGCCCTGCTGTGGTATGATAGAGAAGACAAGGAGGCGAGTTTATGGCCCAGAGAAAAGACGTGTCCATCCAGATGATCGCCCAGTGGTGCGGTGTTTCCACGGCCACGGTGTCACGGGTGCTGAACAGCGACCCCAAAGTGGCGGAGACCACCCGGCAGATGGTGCTGTCGGCGCTGGAGGAGAGCGGATACCGTCCGCCGTCTCCCTCCGCCGCCGGGATAAAAAAAGTGGGCGTCGTGGTCGACACCCAAATCAACGACTATTACCGGGCTCTGCTGATTCAGCTCCACGACACCCTGGCGGAGCTTGGCATCCAGACCATCAGCGCCAGCCTGGGCTACCGGAAGGAGGCCCTGCCGGATATCCTGCGGACCATCTACGACTGCAATGTCTGCGGCGTGATCCTCGTCACCTGCGGTTATCTCGCCGTCCGGAATATCCTGGACCCCCGTCTGCCCCATGTGTGGATCGACTGCACCGATCCCCCCGAGCAGACCGCCGGTATCTGCCAGGTCCAGAGCGACCAGCGCGTGTCCGGCGTCCTGGCCGCCCAGGAGCTCTATCGGAAAGGAAGCCGTAAGCCCATCCTGCTGGGGAGCAACCTGATCTCCCACCGGATGCGGGAGCGGTTTGAGAGCTTCCGGGGGGAGTACCGCAGGCACGGGATCGAGTTGGGAGAGGACCGAATCATCCGCACGCCCAGGGTCCGGGAGGTTTTAGACGAAAGCAAGCAAGCCATCCGCTACCTGATCAGCACTGACTATGAGTTTGACGGGGTCTTCGCTATCAGCGACTGGAGAGCCTTGGGGGCATATCTGGCCTTGGCCGAACTGGGCATCCGGGTGCCTGAGGAGGTCCGAATTATCGGTTATGACGGAGTATCCGTGGCAAGCCGGACGATTTTGAATATTACCTCCATCCAGCAGAATATCGGAGAGATTGCCCGCAACGCCTGTGATCTGCTCCTCCGGCAGATGGAGCGCAAGCCAGTTGAATACAAGCGGATTATCGTCCCCACCAGCATCCTGGCCGGGCAGACCTTGTAATAATAGAAGTAAAGATGAAAAGTTAAAGTCCAAATCTCACAATCCTCCTTGACAGCATCTCTATAAGCTTACTCTTGTTATGGTTGCTGAGGAGGCCATAGCGGCGTAAAATCCGAAACAAATGGAATAAAAACTTGTCTTTGATATCTAAATATAGTATACTTTAACAAATTGTTAATGACGAATACGGTGTATATCAAAACTAGGAGTATATTATGGATAAGAAGATGAAGAAATCATATAATGACGTAGAAGCAGTAGATATACTACATCAGGTTTCGAATTTTTATATCTCTACAAAAGTGCCTCATGATTATGGAACAGGCGAAGCCTATACTTCAGTAGAGGTACACACGTTAAAGCATATTGCTGATCATCATGGAATTACAGTAACTGAACTGGCAAGAGATTATGGAAAGACCAAGGGGGCAGTTTCTCAAATCCTGAAAAAAGTGGAAAGTAAAGGCTTAATATACAGGGAAGTGGACTCTGAAAATGACAATCGATTTCACCTGTTCTTAACTGAAAAGGGAAAGGAACTGAATGAAGCCCACCGCAAATATGATGAGATAGGATTTGGAGAGTCTATGGATATTGTTAGGGAACATTTTTCTGAGGATGAGATAAATACCACTTTCAGCGTACTTGAAGCATGGTTGGATATAAGACGCAAGGTTCAAGATAACAGAAACGCAAGAAAAAAGGCAAAAAAGAGATAAGTAAATAGTAAAATATCCATATAATATATATTCGTTAAGACGATTGAGGAGTCACAACAAATGTTGTGGCTCCTTTGCTGTATCAGAAATAGTCTAATTAGATGATACTGAATAGTTTTGGATATATTGTACAAAAAATAAATGCAATATTCGTGCATATAGACAAAGTGTATAAATGGTATTGACAACAAATTATAATTAGTTTAGAATCTAAACATAAGGTATACATACTAAACTATAGGTTAAGAATATAAACAAAATAGTTTGGTTTTGTATATCTGATTTAAACAACCCGGTACCGCGGTGGTTTGGGAAACTAAAAGACAGGAGAGATAAAATGAATAATGCTATAGCTGTGATGATAACGCTGCTGTACATAGTCATAGTTGCAACATTGGTGATTAAAAAGTATAATTCAGTATTTGTATTCCTGGTATCAGGCATGGTAATCCTGCTAATATTCGCAATCATTGGCGGCAATTCAATAATGGATGATAAAACGACTGGTAATGCTGTCATAGATGTGTTCGCTTATGCAGCCAACGCATTTAAATCTAATGCATCCGGTGTTGGACTGACTTTGATGATGGTAACTGGATATGCTGTTTACATGTCACACATAGGGGCATCCACAAAACTAGCATATCTTGCAACTAAACCATTATCAAAAATCAAAAATCCATATATTGTTTTAAGCATGCTTTTTGTTATTGGTACATTACTGAAAATGGTCATTACAAGTCATGCTGGCCTGGCTATGCTTTTGATGGCCATTGCCTTCCCTATACTTACATCCTTGGGAATAAGTAAACTAAGTGCCGCTACTGTAATGATAATGTGTGGCTTTGTTGACTGGGGACCAAATGATTCAAGCGCAATATTTGCGGCAGAGAATGTAGTTGGTATGCCTATGATGGATTATTTCCTTACTTATCAAGGGAAAACCGCATCTATACTTATTATAATCTGTGCGGTCTTTCTACCTATATATCTGAGACATATGGATAAGAAGGATGTATCAGATGGGATTTCCGTTTCAAAGGCGGATATGCCTCATGACGTCAGCTGTCCTGCGTACTATGCAATACTTCCCATTGTACCCCTGGTTTTGATTACAGTATTCAGTTTTATACCATCCATTAATCTTGATGTGGTTACAGCAAACTTGCTTGGACTGTTTTTCGTATTTATTCTGGAATTAGTAAGACGAAGAGATAGAAAAGAAGTAACGAGTGATTTTAGTGTTGTGATGAAAGCAATGGGAAATTCATTTGCAAATGTTGTGAGTATCCTGATTGGTGCGGCTGTATTTGCTGAAGCCATCAAAATGTTAGGTGGCATTACAATCATAAGCAACACTTTAGCGGCTGTTAAGAGTGCTCCCATTATTACCATGGCATTAATGTCAATGATAACATTCTTTGCAGGCATGCTTCTTGGTTCAGGTAATGCTTCATGGTATGCTTTTGGTCCGCTAGTACCGGATGTGACAGCTCAGATGGGAGTATCCACTGCTACAATCGCTCTTCCGATGCAGTTATCATCTGGTATCGGACGCTGTATGTCACCCGTTGCAGGTGTTGTAATTGCCATATCAGGTATGGCTGAACTGGATATTATGGATATTGTAAAAAGATGTTCTATTCCCGCAGTTGTAATGTATATATGTAATCTGGTTGTATCATACTCAGTTGTCTAAAATACATGAAAATATGTTATTATTCAAAGAAGAAAAGGAGAGTCCACTATGAGTAAAACAATATATGATTTTGATAAAGGCGTAGAGAGAAGAGGAACTGATGCAAAGAAATACGATCCTTCACTTTGCCCAGAAGATGTACTTCCATTCTGGATAGCAGATACAGATTTCCCAAGCCCGGTAGAGGTGACAGAGGCACTGATGGAGCGTGTAAAGATGAATCATTACGGCTATCCATATATTGATTCTGATTTTGAAAAAAGTATTGCCAGGTGGTACAAAGTAAGACATAATACAGTACTGAATCCAGAATATATTGATTTTTCCCCTTGTGTAATACCGGCTATGATATGGTTTACAGAAGAATTCTCAAGTATTGGTGATAAAATACTTTTACAGACGCCGGTTTATCCGCCTTTCCACGATTTGGTGAAAAATAACGGACGTCAACTGATTTATAATGAGATGGACCTGGTAGAGGGACGGTATGAAATCAACTTTGGGGATTTGGAAAGAAAATTAGCAGACCCTAAAGTGAAAATTCTTTTTATCTGTAATCCCCAGAACCCAACTGGTAGATGCTTTACTAAGGAAGAACTGGTAAGGATGGGAGAATTATGTATACGAAACAATGTAATGATTGGAGTTGATGAGATCCATGCTGACATTATTTTTGACGGGCATAAATTCGTTCCGTTTTGCGGTATCTCTGAGGAGTTCGCCAATCATTCTGTAACTTTTATCAATCCTGCTAAAACATTTAACGTGGCTGGTTTCCGCACAGCTGCGTGGTTTACACATAACAAAGAGATTTACCGCAGAATGATGAACCAACAGACTTATAAAAAAGGTATGGGACGAAATATATTTGGAAATGTAGCATTGATGGCATGTTACAATCACGGTGATGACTATGCAGACCAGTGCGTCGCTTACCTAAATGAGACAAAGAACCAGGCAGTTACATACATAAATGAGAATATCCCTAAAATTCAAGCAATTAATCCAGAGGCAACCTTTATGATTTGGATGGATTGTCGCGGACTTGGTTTCAAGACACAGAAAGAACTAAAGGACTTTATGTTTAAAGATGCCAGAGTATTATTAAACGATGGGACTACCTTTGGAGAAAAGGAAGGAACTGGATTTATGCGATTCAACTTTGCAGCGCCCAGAGCAGTAGTCATGGAGGGGTTAAAGAGAATCAAGGAAGCGGCTGACAGGCTGTAAAATTGAGAGCAGGTGTCATAATGAGAGATGATTTATTCCAGAAAGTGCTGGCCAAAACAGCATTAGCTATTCTGACTGATGACTCGGACAATATCATTTGGGAGACAGACAAAAGTCCGGTCTCAGGGATGTATCGCGCATACTTTAAGAACAAATTTTCTGAGTCAAAGGATATGATTCTATATGCCAGTCAAGCAGGTATTGCGATGGGAATTATGGCAGGACAGATACCAATCAGAGAATGCCATGCGGTAAAAGTGTCTGAAGGTGGATTGAGGTTATTAAAGGAAGAAGGAGTTAAATCTGCCTACGAAGAAATAATTCCTCTAATAAAATCATCCAAGGATGATAATATAATTTGTCCTATTGAGCAATTCCTATATGAACATGAAGAAAGACAGGAGCAATGGAGATTTCTTGAAGCGCGATTTAAAGGTAGAAATTAATCCAGAAGCCTGGAAAGATAACAGCATATTTAAAGAGAATGACAACAGGCAAAGGTATGGATAAGATGAAACGCTATGCGACCATTTTGCCTTGATTTTACGTTGTTGCCCGCGGCTGGACATGCAACCTCAAAAGAATGTTGTGCAAATCATATAAAATGCTTGAAAAATTCTGAAAAATTTAGTAAAATATACGCATAGGCTTAAATTTAATGAACAGGAGGGAAGTTTATGAACGTATATGGAACTGAACAAATCCGCAACGTTGTATTACTTGGACATGGAGGCGCTGGTAAGACAACAGTTGCGGAAGCATTGGCGCTGCTGACTGGTGTTACAAAACGTATGGGCAAGGTGCCGGACGGAAACACCATCAGCGATTATGACAAGGAAGAAATCAAGAGACAGTTTTCTATCTCCACCACCCTGATTCCGCTGGAATATGAGGGAGAGGACGGGCCAATTAAGATTAACCTTCTGGATACGCCGGGATTTTTTGATTTTGTAGGAGAGGTTGAGGAGGCAATCAGTGTTGCCGATGCGGCCATTATCGTTGTCAACTGTAAGGCAGGTATTGAGCCTGGTACAGAGAGGGCATGGGAGATGTGCGAGAAGTACAACCTGCCCAGGCTGATTTTCGTCACTAATATGGACGATGACCATGCCAGCTATCGTGAGCTTGTGGTTAAGCTGGAGACAAAGTTCGGACGTAAGATTGCTCCGTTCCAGCTGCCAATCCGTGAGAATGAAAAGTTCGTAGGTTTCGTCAATGTGGTAAAGATGGGCGGACGCCGTTTCACTAATTTAAGTGATTATGAAGAGTGTGAGATTCCGGATTATGTCCAGAAAAACCTGACCATTGCCAGGGATGCCCTCATTGAAGCCGTTGCCGAGACCAGTGAAGAATATATGGAGCGTTATTTCCTTGGAGAAGAGTTTACCCAGGAAGAGATTTCCACCGCTCTGAGGACCCATGTTATTGAAGGGGACATCGTTCCTGTCATGATGGGTTCCGGCATTAACTGCCAGGGCTTTAAGGTTCTGCTGCAGGCCATTGACAAATACTTCCCGTCACCTGATCATTTTGAGTGTATCGGCGTGGATGTTTCCACAGGCGAGCGCTTTACCGCCAAATACAACGACGATGTGTCCCTGTCCGCCAGAGTGTTCAAGACCATCGTGGACCCATTCATCGGCAAGTATTCACTGATGAAGATTTGTACAGGTACCCTTAAAGGCGATACGATTGTGTATAATGTAAATAAGGATACGGAGGAAAAGATTGGCAAGCTCTATATCCTGCGGGGCAAGGACCAGATTGAGGTGCAGGAGCTGAGGGCAGGCGACATCGGAGCCGTTGCAAAGCTGACCGTGACCCAGACCGGCGATACCATGGCTGTGCGCACGGCACCCATTGTATACCATAAGCCGCAGACCTCCACACCATACACATACATGGCATATAAGGCTGCGAACAAGGGTGAGGATGACAAGGTATCCACGGCTCTGGCTAAGATGATGGAGGAAGACTTAACCCTTAAGGTTGTCAACGACGCTGAGAACCGTCAGGCCCTGTTATACGGCATAGGCGATCAGCAGTTGGATGTGGTAATCAGCAAGCTGCAGAGCCGCTATAAGGTTGACGTGACCTTAAGCCCGCCTAAGTTTGCATTCCGCGAGACCCTGCGCAAGAAAGTAAAGGTTCAGGGCAAGCATAAGAAACAATCCGGCGGACACGGACAGTATGGCGATGTCATTATGGAGTTTGAGCCATCCGGCGATTTGGAGACACCGTACGTATTTGAGGAAAAGATATTCGGCGGTTCCGTACCCAGGAACTACTTCCCGGCTGTTGAGAAGGGACTGCAGGAATGCGTATTAAAGGGACCGCTGGCGGGTTATCCGGTTGTGGGCTTAAAGGCCACTCTTCTGGATGGCTCCTATCACCCGGTGGATTCCTCGGAGATGGCATTTAAGATGGCCACCATTCTTGCATTTAAGCAGGGCTTCATGGAAGCAAATCCAGTACTCCTTGAACCCATTGCCTCCCTTAAGGTTACTGTTCCGGATAAGTTTACAGGCGACGTCATGGGCGATTTAAACCGCAGAAGAGGACGCGTGCTGGGCATGAATTCCAATCACAACGGAAAGCAGGTCATTGAGGCGGATATTCCTATGTCTGAGCTCTTTGGATATAATACGGACCTACGCTCCATGACAGGCGGCCTGGGCGATTATTCCTATGAATTCAGCCGCTATGAGCAGGCTCCCGGCGATGTACAGAAACGTGAGATAGAAGCAAGGGCTGCAGCCAAGGACGGCGAATAAAAGTAAATGCCACAGCTGCCCGGAGTAAGTTTGGGCAGCTGTTTTTCCATGCATGTTTTCCGGAATATGTGGCAAATTAAATATTATATCAAAAAGTCATTTTAATGTTGCAAATATCACAGAAAAACAGGAATACTTATGATATAGTAATGACATCAAAGGAAATGATTCAAAACAAAGATAAATGATATGATAATTAAGGAGGAAATGATAATGAAAAAATATGTATGTGATCCATGTGGATGGATATATGACCCTGAGGCAGGCGATCCGGACGGCGGAATCGAGCCGGGAACCGCATTTGAGGATATTCCGGATGATTGGGTATGTCCTATCTGCGGAGTCGGAAAAGATATGTTCTCTGTTGTTGAAGAATAAGATGTGCGCTGGCGCCTCTTCCCGGATAAAACCCGGGAATAGGCGCCTTTTTATTTGATTTTCCCCTTGTACATAATCTGGAAAGAGTTTACAATAAAGAGAGAGCTTTCAAATATAGTAAAGAGGATTTTTTGAGATGGAAGAACAGCAAAACTCATTTAAGGATACATTCCTGGCAGCTGTTTTGGACCAAATGGACACCAATTTCTATATAACGGATGTAGAAACGGATGAAATCCTTTATATGAATAAAACCATGAAGGAAACCTTCGGGCTTACAAGGCCGGAAGGCTGTGTCTGTTGGCAGGTGCTGCAAAAGGATATGAAGGAACGGTGCCCTTACTGTAAAATCAGGCAGATGGAACAGATGGAGGGCAATAAAATCTGTGTCTGGCGCGAGACCAATTCTGTGACCGGCAAAAAATACAGGAATTATGACAGCCTGATTCAGTGGAGGGGGAAGATATACCACATTCAGAATTCCGTGGACATGACGGAATATGACAAGATTTCGGAGACGGCCCGCACCGATGAGCTGACACGCATGCTAAACCGCCGGGGAGGCAGTGAACGCCTTATGCGGGCCCTGGAGCAGGGGAGCCGTGAGAACCAGGTGGTGACCGTGGTACTGTATGATATCAACGAGCTGAAATCGGTCAATGACCGGTATGGACACAGCGAGGGGGACAGGCTTCTTCAGTACGTGGCAGCCATAGCCAAGGAGTGCCTTGGAAGGCTGGACTTCATGTACCGTCTCAGCGGTGATGAGTTCGTCATGGTATTTTATGGGCGGGACATGAAAGCGGCAGACGAAAGCATGAAGCGTCTCTTGACCAGGGCAGGACAGGAACGGAAACGCCAGCTCCAGGAATATGACGTCTCCTTCAGCTATGGAATCGCAGAGGTCTGTCCTGGGGATATGGGCTCGGTGGAGGACATCATATCCCGGGCAGACGAGCAGATGTATATACAGAAGAGAGGATATCACATAGAGCGTGCCAAGCGCAGGCTTGGGGAGAAACATGAGGACGGGGATGCCCCCTTTTATTATGACGGCGGAAGCCTCTATGAAGCGCTGTCTGCCAGCACGGACGACTATATCTTTGTGGGAAATATGAAGACCGGGGTATTTTGTTATCCCCAGGCCATGGTGGAGGAATTCGGCCTGCCGGGCCAGGTGGTCAGGGAGGCAGCCGCATTTTGGGGGCAGCTGATTCATCCCCATGATGAGGCCTATTTTCTGGAGAGCAATCAGAGTATAGCAGACGGAAGAGAAGAGTATCACAACATAGAGTACCGGGCCAGGAACGTGAGAGGGGAGTGGACATGGCTGCGGTGCAGGGGAAAGATGCTCAGGGATAAGGACGGGCAGCCTAAGCTGTTTGCCGGCATGATCAGCAATCTGGGCAAAAAGAACCAGATTGACCATATGACCGGCCTTTACAACAAATATGAATTTGAGGAAAATATAAAGAAATACCTGGCAGACCGCAAATGCATGGACACCATCGGCCTTATGGTGCTGGACATGGATTCCTTTAAAAATATCAATGCTCTGTATGACCGGTCTTTCGGGGACGAGGTCCTGCGGATTACGGCCCAGAAGGTGGCATCCATGCTTCCGCCCAATGCCATGCTCTACCGGCTGGATGGGGATGAATTCGGCATCCTCCTCCTGGGCGGAGACGCAAAAGAGGCGGCCCATCTATTTGACAAGCTGCAGCAGAACTTCTGCAAACAGCAGGAATACGGAGGAAAGAAATACTTCTGTACCCTGTCGGCGGGATATGCTGCTTATCCGGAGGACGGGGGCAATTATCTGGAGCTCTTTAAGAGGGCCAACTACTCCCTGGAATACTCCAAAATCATGGGAAAGAACCGGATGACCGTGTTTTCCAGGAATATTCTGGCCGACAGGGAGCGGCGGCTGGAGCTGATGGAGCTTTTGCGTGAGAGCGTGGAGCGCGGATTTGCGGGGTTCTCCATCCATTACCAGCCCCAGGCAGACACTTTGTCGGGCAGGCTCTGCGGAGCGGAGGCCCTGGCCAGATGGCACTGCGGCAAGTATGGGGATGTCTCTCCCGGAGAGTTCATACCTTTGATGGAGCAGAGCGGTTTAATCGTACCTTTTGGACAGTGGATACTGAGCCATGGCATGGCCCAATGCCTGGAGTGGCGCCGGTCAAGGCCGGATTTCCAGATTAGTGTGAATCTGTCCTATATCCAGCTTTCCCAGGGGGACTTTATCTCCTTCCTCAGGACGGCTCTGGAGGAAAACAGCCTGGATCCATCCAGGCTCATCATGGAACTGACCGAGACATATCTGGCAAAGGCAGAGGAGGACACCCTCCGCCTGATCGCACAGATGAAGGAGCTTGGGGTAAAAATTGCCATGGATGATTTCGGAGTGGGATATTCGTCTCTGTTTTCATTGAAAAGCATCCCCGTGGATGTGGTGAAGATAGACAGAAGATTTGTGAAGGGGATTACCTCAGAGCCCTTTAATGCCACCTTTATCCGATCCATCACCGACCTGTGCCATGATGTGGGCAGGAAGGTATGCCTGGAGGGAGTGGAGACAAAAGAGGAATATGAGGCTGTAAGGGAACTGGGAATGGAATATATACAAGGATATTATTTTGGGCGCCCTATGAGCGCCCGGCAGTTTGAGGACAGGCTAAAGGAATAAGCGGACACAGCGCTTGTCCATCTCAATCAGTCCCTCCTCCTTCATGCGTTTCAGTTCCCTTGTCATGGCGCTGCGGTCAATGGAAAGGTAATCGGCCAGGTCCACCATGGTAAAGGGGAGACTGAAGGAGGAGGCTTTGGCCTGGGCGGCCAGCTGCATGAAGTAGCATATGAGCTTCTCGCGGATGGTGCGCTGAGACAGGACCTCCACCCTGCGGCTTAAGTTTAAGGCCCGCTCCGAAATCAGGTCCAGCAGATTCTGGGTCAGCTGGTGGTGGTGGGCGCAGGACTTGGTGCAGGGAGAGCCGATGGTGGCATAGTGGATGAAGAGAATGTCACAGGGGCTGTCGCAGACAACGCTGATACCGGCATGTTCGCTGCCCTTGTAGGACAGCAGATGGCCGAAGATGTCCTGGGGGCCCAGGCGCTCCAGGATGGTTCTGGCTCCGTTGTATTCATAGCGGACAACGGAGGCAGTGCCTTTGCCTATAATGCCGATTTCATGAAAGCCCTCATCGTAATCGCATATGGTCTCGCCTGCCTTAAACTGTTTTGTCCTTCCGTCCAGGCAGGAGAGCAGTTTTTTATACTCGTCAATGGAAATGTCTTTAAATAGGTTTTTCTGAAAATATTCTGTCATGTTTCTTTTACCCTGCTATCTTTTATGGTATGATATTTATTATCATAATACTTTTTTGTTGCAATTGCAACACTAAAAAGAACTGTCTTTTGGCAGTTACCATACAGTGCGGTGTGACACATAGAACAGGAGCCGCACTGTATAAGATCTGATGAAGGAGACTGGATATGGCCTATGATATATGAATATGAAAACAGGGGAACGGCCTGGGAGCCGGACCCGGAGCAGGCAGCTGCCATGGAGCGGCGCCAGAGGAAGCAGTTCTCACATGTGGGGCTGGCGGCAGCGGCCTTTATGCTGATTACCCTGGCTGCCCAGATGACGGTCATGGTCCTGGTGGGGCTGCTTAATTCCCTGCTGGGCGATTTCATTGATTTTTACGGATTTACGGGGCGTATGCTTATGTCGTCCCTGCCCATGTACCTGGTGGCCTTTCCGGCGGCGGCAGGACTGCTCCAGCTTGTGCCGAAGTGCGGTTCGCCCCAGAAGGAGCAGTGGGGATTCTGGAAATTTGCGTCCTTTTTTGTCATTGCAGTGGGAATCGGGCTG is a window of Enterocloster clostridioformis DNA encoding:
- a CDS encoding Crp/Fnr family transcriptional regulator, which produces MTEYFQKNLFKDISIDEYKKLLSCLDGRTKQFKAGETICDYDEGFHEIGIIGKGTASVVRYEYNGARTILERLGPQDIFGHLLSYKGSEHAGISVVCDSPCDILFIHYATIGSPCTKSCAHHHQLTQNLLDLISERALNLSRRVEVLSQRTIREKLICYFMQLAAQAKASSFSLPFTMVDLADYLSIDRSAMTRELKRMKEEGLIEMDKRCVRLFL
- a CDS encoding elongation factor G, with the protein product MNVYGTEQIRNVVLLGHGGAGKTTVAEALALLTGVTKRMGKVPDGNTISDYDKEEIKRQFSISTTLIPLEYEGEDGPIKINLLDTPGFFDFVGEVEEAISVADAAIIVVNCKAGIEPGTERAWEMCEKYNLPRLIFVTNMDDDHASYRELVVKLETKFGRKIAPFQLPIRENEKFVGFVNVVKMGGRRFTNLSDYEECEIPDYVQKNLTIARDALIEAVAETSEEYMERYFLGEEFTQEEISTALRTHVIEGDIVPVMMGSGINCQGFKVLLQAIDKYFPSPDHFECIGVDVSTGERFTAKYNDDVSLSARVFKTIVDPFIGKYSLMKICTGTLKGDTIVYNVNKDTEEKIGKLYILRGKDQIEVQELRAGDIGAVAKLTVTQTGDTMAVRTAPIVYHKPQTSTPYTYMAYKAANKGEDDKVSTALAKMMEEDLTLKVVNDAENRQALLYGIGDQQLDVVISKLQSRYKVDVTLSPPKFAFRETLRKKVKVQGKHKKQSGGHGQYGDVIMEFEPSGDLETPYVFEEKIFGGSVPRNYFPAVEKGLQECVLKGPLAGYPVVGLKATLLDGSYHPVDSSEMAFKMATILAFKQGFMEANPVLLEPIASLKVTVPDKFTGDVMGDLNRRRGRVLGMNSNHNGKQVIEADIPMSELFGYNTDLRSMTGGLGDYSYEFSRYEQAPGDVQKREIEARAAAKDGE
- a CDS encoding EAL domain-containing protein produces the protein MEEQQNSFKDTFLAAVLDQMDTNFYITDVETDEILYMNKTMKETFGLTRPEGCVCWQVLQKDMKERCPYCKIRQMEQMEGNKICVWRETNSVTGKKYRNYDSLIQWRGKIYHIQNSVDMTEYDKISETARTDELTRMLNRRGGSERLMRALEQGSRENQVVTVVLYDINELKSVNDRYGHSEGDRLLQYVAAIAKECLGRLDFMYRLSGDEFVMVFYGRDMKAADESMKRLLTRAGQERKRQLQEYDVSFSYGIAEVCPGDMGSVEDIISRADEQMYIQKRGYHIERAKRRLGEKHEDGDAPFYYDGGSLYEALSASTDDYIFVGNMKTGVFCYPQAMVEEFGLPGQVVREAAAFWGQLIHPHDEAYFLESNQSIADGREEYHNIEYRARNVRGEWTWLRCRGKMLRDKDGQPKLFAGMISNLGKKNQIDHMTGLYNKYEFEENIKKYLADRKCMDTIGLMVLDMDSFKNINALYDRSFGDEVLRITAQKVASMLPPNAMLYRLDGDEFGILLLGGDAKEAAHLFDKLQQNFCKQQEYGGKKYFCTLSAGYAAYPEDGGNYLELFKRANYSLEYSKIMGKNRMTVFSRNILADRERRLELMELLRESVERGFAGFSIHYQPQADTLSGRLCGAEALARWHCGKYGDVSPGEFIPLMEQSGLIVPFGQWILSHGMAQCLEWRRSRPDFQISVNLSYIQLSQGDFISFLRTALEENSLDPSRLIMELTETYLAKAEEDTLRLIAQMKELGVKIAMDDFGVGYSSLFSLKSIPVDVVKIDRRFVKGITSEPFNATFIRSITDLCHDVGRKVCLEGVETKEEYEAVRELGMEYIQGYYFGRPMSARQFEDRLKE
- the rd gene encoding rubredoxin, translating into MKKYVCDPCGWIYDPEAGDPDGGIEPGTAFEDIPDDWVCPICGVGKDMFSVVEE